The nucleotide sequence TTCAGGATACTGACCCGCGAAAAATCTATGAAAGGCCGGAAATGGGTTATTCTCTCACCCTCCGGATTATAATCAACACTGACAGGAACATGTAAAACGGAGATCCCTTTCCAGGCAGCCCTTACCAGAATTTCAATCTCAAACTCATACCTGCGGGAAAAAAACCGCATCTTCCCTAATTCCTCAAGAGGATAAAGACGAAATCCCGACTGTGTATCCGGCAGAGCTATTCCTGTTTCAAGATGGTACCAAAAATTGGAAAACCGGTGACCGAAACTGCTTTTCGAAGGTATGCCTTCCTGGTCCATGTTCCTGGCCCCTACGATAAGAGACCCGGGATTATCACGTAATTTTTCAAGGAAACGTGGTATATCCGCAGGATCATGCTGTCCATCCGAGTCCAGGGTAATGGCATATCGGAAACCCCTTTCCTTTGCTAAACGGAAACCTGCGCGTAATGCAAATCCCTTTCCCCGGTTTTTTGGAAAAGATAATACCTCTACCGGCATGTTCCGGAGAATCAAACCTGTACTATCCGTGGAACCATCATTTACAACGATGATATCTTCTGTATAATGAAGAGTGGATTCAATAACACTCCGGATAAAGCGGTCATTGTTGTATGTGGGAATAATCACACAACAATGCAGAGTTTTCATTTCACTTTGTATTTCAGCATGTTTCATGTTGAACCGCACCGCTTTAGATGGTTATTATCCAGGCAGGATTCAGGCTTCCTTTAGGAAAACTCCTTTAAATTTCAGAAAATTGGATTCTTCATCGTATATCAGAGCATCCGCTTTCAGCCTGATGCCATCCAACTCATTGACCCTTATCTTAACCCGAACATCAGGAGATTGACGTGGATCAATAAAGCGGAGAAATTTTATATTATCTCCGGTTGTAAGAAACAAGCTGATTCTATATCGCAAAGCTATTATCTCCTTGATAATCTGGATCATGCAAACTCCCGGCACTACAGGAAAGCCCGGGAAATGCCCCTGGAATATCCGGTGGTTGGCATCGAACCTGATACTGGCCTGAACTGTTTCCTGATCTGTATCCTCCATTTTGAGGACGTTAAAAAAATCTCCCAGCAACATTACTAATTCATTTTAAGGATGTTGAATTCCAACACAAGTTTGAAAAGCCCTTTCTCCCTAATAGTAGCATTTTTAAATCTTCCGGCTGAATCGTATTCATGATAATATACCCAAACCTTTCCGGAAGTGGTCTTTATGCGTTTATACAGGAGGTTACCCTCGCTATCATAAGAGAAATATGCACCCTCCTTCCTTTTCCATATTTCATACCCTTGCCCCCTGGCATTGACATTCGAACTGCATTGGGAACATCGTTCATTCTCAAGCAAAAATACTTTAAAAAACCGTCCTATTTTATCTATCAGTGCAGGTTTGTCGATATTTTTAAGGACATGATTTACATGAATACTGTCATTCCATATACTGATATCAAACAAGGTAAGCCCGATCTCATTGCTGAAATTGATCCTGAAAGCATTACCGTCAATCCTTTGAACAGCCATAAATCCATTGAAACTTTGGTTAAGGATCTCAAATTTCCCTTTGCCAAGTATCCTCTGTATCGAATCCTGGGGAAATGGAGACAATCTCCTCCCGGTATATACGCCCGATGTTATTTGTTCAGCAGGAATTCGGGAACAACCGGCGATTGTCAAGGCTCCAAAGCTAATCCAGAATAAAAATCCTCTCAGGAATGGTTTCATTGATTCGTTTTTCGGTAAACCTTATTAGGGTATAATCACCGGTATACTCTGTAAAAATAAGCTTATCCACAGTCAGGTTATCTTTCCTGAAAAATATCTCAGCCTGTTTCAGGATGTCTTTGACCTCCTCTTGCCTGGGAACCAGAACTGCAAGATAGTAATCGGCATTCTCGAAATAGGAAATCTCGAACATATCGTCATTGTCCAGAATCTTTCCCTGAACGCTGCCTACCATCACTTCATTGATTTGACGGATAAAGGCGTTTTCATCCATATCATAAGTGTTGGTCTTCCCATTGCTGCGTATCATAACCTGATCACCATTCATCACAATGACATAGGAGATGGGATCCAGGTATTCCCATCTGACATGGTTTTCCTTCCGGTAATAAAACACGCCATTCGAAATAATCACTTCCTGGAACACATCCAGATTTTTCTCCTGGATGAACGAGCTTTGTAAAGAAATCGTTTTTTCTACGGAAGCAGCCATCTTTTCTCTGAACTCATCAGGAGAAGAAAGCACCTTAAATCCTGACGGCTGGGCGGACATACTGA is from Bacteroidota bacterium and encodes:
- a CDS encoding outer membrane lipoprotein carrier protein LolA codes for the protein MQQYRTLAFGGLLFLISLSMSAQPSGFKVLSSPDEFREKMAASVEKTISLQSSFIQEKNLDVFQEVIISNGVFYYRKENHVRWEYLDPISYVIVMNGDQVMIRSNGKTNTYDMDENAFIRQINEVMVGSVQGKILDNDDMFEISYFENADYYLAVLVPRQEEVKDILKQAEIFFRKDNLTVDKLIFTEYTGDYTLIRFTEKRINETIPERIFILD
- a CDS encoding DUF2062 domain-containing protein — its product is MKHAEIQSEMKTLHCCVIIPTYNNDRFIRSVIESTLHYTEDIIVVNDGSTDSTGLILRNMPVEVLSFPKNRGKGFALRAGFRLAKERGFRYAITLDSDGQHDPADIPRFLEKLRDNPGSLIVGARNMDQEGIPSKSSFGHRFSNFWYHLETGIALPDTQSGFRLYPLEELGKMRFFSRRYEFEIEILVRAAWKGISVLHVPVSVDYNPEGERITHFRPFIDFSRVSILNTILVPLALLYYRPKMFIRGLSRKSIREFFRKEVLGSSDSNLKLALSVVVGIFMGIAPIWGWQLVTAIFLSFLLRLNKVIVIIAANISLPPMIPLIIYLSFKIGGFVLGKGSETVSYSSGFSFDMITDDFYQYIIGALSFGTALSISLGLITFLLLALFRKRKPVLKQQPE
- a CDS encoding 3-hydroxyacyl-ACP dehydratase is translated as MEDTDQETVQASIRFDANHRIFQGHFPGFPVVPGVCMIQIIKEIIALRYRISLFLTTGDNIKFLRFIDPRQSPDVRVKIRVNELDGIRLKADALIYDEESNFLKFKGVFLKEA